A genomic stretch from Bradyrhizobium sp. 195 includes:
- the gloB gene encoding hydroxyacylglutathione hydrolase, with protein MAAEIRTFNCLNDNFGYLIHDVETKATASVDAPEAGPILKALEREGWQLTDILITHHHGDHVGGVAELKRKYNCRVVAPHDKTTAIANVDLRVANADVIKIGNLLARVIETPGHTLDHISYVFDTEKTVFAADTLFSIGCGRVFEGTYPMMWDSLLKLRALPDDFKLYCGHEYTASNVKFALTVDPDNAALQARAAEVAKLRAENKPTIPTLLGEEKRANVFLRADEPSVAARLHMKGADAAAVFGELRERKNKS; from the coding sequence ATGGCCGCCGAAATTCGTACTTTCAACTGTTTAAACGATAATTTCGGCTATCTGATCCACGATGTGGAAACCAAGGCGACGGCGTCCGTCGACGCGCCTGAGGCCGGCCCGATTTTGAAGGCGCTGGAGCGCGAGGGCTGGCAGCTCACCGACATCCTGATCACCCATCATCACGGCGATCATGTCGGCGGCGTCGCCGAACTCAAGCGCAAATACAATTGCCGCGTCGTCGCGCCGCACGACAAGACCACTGCGATCGCGAACGTCGATTTGCGTGTCGCCAATGCCGACGTGATCAAGATCGGCAACCTGCTGGCGCGCGTGATCGAGACGCCCGGCCACACGCTCGACCACATCTCCTACGTGTTCGACACCGAGAAGACGGTCTTCGCCGCCGACACGCTGTTCTCGATCGGCTGCGGGCGCGTGTTCGAGGGCACCTATCCGATGATGTGGGATTCGCTTCTGAAGCTGCGTGCCCTGCCCGACGACTTCAAGCTCTATTGCGGCCACGAATACACGGCCTCCAACGTCAAGTTCGCGCTTACCGTCGATCCCGACAATGCGGCGCTCCAGGCGCGCGCGGCGGAGGTGGCGAAGCTCCGGGCCGAGAACAAACCGACCATTCCCACACTGCTTGGCGAGGAGAAGCGGGCAAACGTGTTCCTGCGCGCCGATGAACCGTCGGTCGCGGCCAGGCTGCACATGAAGGGCGCGGATGCCGCCGCGGTGTTCGGCGAGCTGCGCGAGCGCAAGAACAAGTCCTGA
- a CDS encoding cupin domain-containing protein — translation MPTAAEIIARLELRPHPEGGHYRETFRDQTTDTNGRSRSTSIYFLLARGERSHWHRVDAVETWHYYAGSPLTLRIAHDGRSQHVVRLGTDLANGDRPQAIVPAQAWQSAETTGEWTLVGCTVAPAFEFAGFELAPKGWEP, via the coding sequence ATGCCGACCGCAGCCGAGATCATCGCGCGCCTCGAACTCCGCCCGCATCCTGAAGGCGGGCATTACCGCGAGACGTTCCGCGACCAGACCACGGACACGAACGGCCGGTCGCGCTCGACCTCGATCTATTTCCTGCTCGCACGCGGCGAGCGTTCGCACTGGCATCGCGTCGACGCGGTCGAGACGTGGCATTATTACGCCGGCAGCCCGCTGACGCTGCGCATCGCTCATGACGGTCGCTCGCAGCATGTGGTGCGCCTCGGCACCGACCTTGCGAATGGCGACCGGCCGCAGGCGATCGTGCCGGCGCAGGCCTGGCAATCCGCCGAGACCACGGGCGAGTGGACGCTGGTCGGTTGCACCGTCGCTCCGGCGTTCGAGTTCGCAGGCTTCGAGCTCGCACCAAAGGGCTGGGAGCCCTAG
- the yddG gene encoding aromatic amino acid exporter YddG: MTPRTATLIGLTAILMWSLLSVMTVATGRIPAFQLAAMTFAIGGLVGLLTWIGRGEAAKSLRQPLVVWAVGVGGLFGYHALYFLALRFAPPAEAGLLNYLWPLLIVLFSSFLPGERLALHHIVGAVLGLVGTVLLFAGNTSGFAPGQVPGLVAAFIAAFVWATYSVLSRRLKAVPTDAVAGFCLATAVLAALMHGLLETTVWPETSLQWLSVIALGIGPVGAAFYAWDIGMKRGDIRVLGAASYATPLLSTGFLIAAGFAKASANIAIAAILIAGGGLIAAKDMVLRKR, encoded by the coding sequence ATGACCCCGCGCACAGCCACGCTGATTGGATTGACCGCGATCCTGATGTGGTCGCTGCTGTCAGTGATGACGGTGGCGACCGGAAGGATCCCGGCGTTCCAGCTCGCCGCGATGACCTTCGCGATCGGCGGCCTCGTCGGTCTGCTCACCTGGATCGGCCGCGGCGAAGCGGCGAAAAGCCTGCGCCAGCCGCTCGTCGTCTGGGCCGTCGGCGTCGGCGGCCTGTTCGGCTATCACGCGCTGTATTTTCTCGCCCTGCGCTTCGCGCCGCCGGCCGAGGCCGGCCTGCTGAATTATCTGTGGCCGCTCCTGATCGTGCTGTTCTCGTCGTTCCTGCCGGGCGAGCGGCTCGCCCTGCATCACATCGTCGGCGCGGTGCTCGGCCTTGTCGGCACCGTGCTGCTGTTTGCCGGCAACACCTCTGGCTTCGCGCCGGGCCAGGTGCCGGGACTGGTCGCCGCCTTCATCGCTGCGTTCGTCTGGGCGACCTATTCGGTGCTGTCGCGCCGGCTCAAGGCCGTGCCGACCGATGCGGTCGCGGGATTCTGTCTGGCCACTGCAGTGCTTGCCGCGCTGATGCATGGCCTGCTCGAGACCACGGTGTGGCCGGAGACGAGCTTGCAATGGCTCTCCGTGATCGCGCTCGGCATCGGCCCCGTCGGTGCCGCCTTCTACGCCTGGGACATCGGCATGAAGCGCGGCGACATCCGCGTGCTCGGCGCCGCCTCCTACGCCACGCCGCTGCTCTCGACCGGCTTCCTCATCGCCGCCGGTTTTGCCAAAGCCAGCGCCAACATCGCGATTGCCGCGATCCTGATCGCCGGCGGCGGCCTGATTGCGGCGAAGGACATGGTGCTGCGGAAGAGGTGA
- the phbB gene encoding acetoacetyl-CoA reductase: MARVALVTGGTRGIGAAISKALKAAGYKVAASYAGNDAAADKFKAETGIAVYKWDVSSFDACAEGVKKVEADLGPVEVLVNNAGITRDTAFHKMTLDQWNAVINTNLGSLFNMTRQVIEGMRSRKFGRIISISSINGQKGQFGQVNYSAAKAGDIGFTKALALENAKGGITVNAICPGYINTEMVQAVPKDVLEKNVIPQIPVNRLGEPEEIARAVVFLAADEAGFITGSTMTINGGQYQA; the protein is encoded by the coding sequence ATGGCACGTGTTGCATTGGTCACGGGTGGTACGCGGGGCATCGGTGCTGCGATCAGCAAGGCGCTGAAGGCGGCCGGCTACAAGGTTGCGGCGAGCTATGCCGGCAACGACGCCGCGGCGGATAAGTTCAAGGCGGAGACCGGCATTGCCGTCTACAAATGGGACGTCAGCAGTTTCGACGCCTGTGCCGAGGGCGTGAAGAAGGTCGAGGCCGATCTCGGTCCGGTCGAGGTGCTCGTCAACAATGCCGGCATCACCCGCGACACCGCCTTCCACAAGATGACGCTCGATCAGTGGAACGCCGTCATCAACACCAATCTCGGCTCGCTGTTCAACATGACGCGCCAGGTCATCGAAGGCATGCGTTCACGCAAGTTCGGTCGCATCATCTCGATCTCGTCGATCAACGGCCAGAAGGGGCAGTTCGGTCAGGTCAACTATTCCGCGGCGAAGGCCGGCGACATCGGCTTCACCAAGGCGCTCGCGCTCGAGAATGCCAAGGGCGGCATCACCGTGAATGCGATCTGCCCCGGCTACATCAACACCGAAATGGTCCAGGCGGTGCCGAAAGACGTTCTGGAGAAGAACGTGATTCCGCAGATCCCGGTCAACCGGCTCGGCGAGCCCGAGGAGATTGCGCGCGCGGTCGTGTTCCTCGCGGCCGACGAGGCCGGCTTCATCACGGGCTCGACCATGACCATCAATGGCGGCCAATATCAGGCCTGA
- a CDS encoding acetyl-CoA C-acetyltransferase: protein MSDDVVIVSAARTPVGSFNGAFATLPAHDLGAIAIKAALERGGIEPGRVSEVIMGQILTAAQGQNPARQASIAAGIPVESPAWGVNQLCGSGLRTVALGYQALLNGDSEIVVAGGQESMSMAPHAQYLRGGVKMGPVEFVDTMIKDGLWDAFNGYHMGNTAENVARQWQITRAQQDEFAVASQQKAEAAQKAGKFNDEIVPVTIKSRKGDVVVSADEYPRHGATIEAMAKLKPAFEKEGTVTAASASGINDGAAAVVLMTAKQAAKEGKKPLARIVSWAQAGVDPKIMGSGPIPASRAALKKAGWNVGDLDLIEANEAFAAQACAVNKDLGWDTSKVNVNGGAIAIGHPVGASGARVLVTLLHEMQKRDSKKGLATLCIGGGMGIAMCIARD from the coding sequence ATGTCAGACGATGTCGTCATCGTCAGCGCCGCCCGCACCCCGGTCGGAAGCTTCAACGGAGCCTTCGCGACCCTTCCCGCCCACGATCTCGGCGCCATCGCCATCAAGGCGGCGCTGGAGCGCGGTGGCATCGAGCCCGGCCGGGTCTCGGAAGTCATCATGGGGCAGATCCTGACCGCCGCCCAGGGTCAGAACCCGGCCCGTCAGGCCTCGATTGCCGCCGGCATTCCGGTGGAGAGCCCGGCCTGGGGCGTCAACCAGCTGTGCGGCTCGGGCCTGCGCACGGTCGCGCTCGGCTACCAGGCGTTGCTCAACGGCGATTCCGAGATCGTGGTCGCCGGCGGCCAGGAATCCATGAGCATGGCCCCGCACGCGCAATATCTGCGCGGCGGCGTCAAGATGGGCCCGGTCGAGTTCGTCGACACCATGATCAAGGACGGCCTGTGGGATGCCTTCAACGGCTACCACATGGGCAACACCGCCGAGAACGTGGCGCGGCAGTGGCAGATCACCCGTGCCCAGCAGGACGAGTTCGCGGTCGCCTCGCAGCAGAAGGCCGAGGCGGCGCAGAAGGCCGGCAAGTTCAACGACGAGATCGTCCCTGTCACCATCAAGTCGCGCAAGGGCGACGTCGTCGTCAGTGCCGACGAATATCCCCGTCATGGCGCAACGATCGAGGCCATGGCCAAGCTGAAGCCCGCCTTCGAGAAGGAAGGCACGGTCACCGCAGCCTCTGCGTCCGGCATCAATGACGGCGCGGCTGCCGTGGTGCTGATGACCGCCAAGCAGGCGGCCAAGGAAGGCAAGAAGCCGCTCGCGCGAATCGTCTCGTGGGCGCAGGCCGGCGTCGATCCGAAGATCATGGGCTCGGGCCCGATCCCGGCCTCGCGCGCCGCGCTGAAGAAGGCCGGCTGGAACGTCGGCGATCTCGACTTGATCGAGGCCAACGAAGCTTTCGCGGCGCAGGCCTGCGCGGTCAACAAGGACCTCGGCTGGGATACCTCCAAGGTCAACGTCAATGGCGGCGCGATCGCGATCGGCCATCCGGTCGGTGCCTCCGGCGCGCGCGTGCTGGTGACGCTGCTGCACGAAATGCAGAAGCGCGATTCGAAGAAGGGCCTTGCCACGCTGTGCATCGGCGGCGGCATGGGCATCGCGATGTGCATTGCGCGCGACTGA
- the phaR gene encoding polyhydroxyalkanoate synthesis repressor PhaR, whose amino-acid sequence MAKSDQPTTIKKYANRRLYNTGTSTYVTLEDLAAMVKDGEDFLVYDAKTGDDITRSVLAQIIFEQENKAGQNLLPTTFLRQLIRFYGDSMQMVVPKYLEQSIATLTQEQEKFRKQIANSLSGTPFAPLEEQVRRNMELFQQTFSMFKPFVPPRSATSAETEPDATAETPKDSNIDDLRQQMKEMQERLERMSKKDE is encoded by the coding sequence ATGGCGAAATCAGACCAACCCACCACCATCAAGAAATACGCGAACCGCCGGCTCTATAACACCGGGACGAGTACCTATGTGACGCTGGAAGACCTCGCCGCGATGGTCAAGGATGGCGAAGATTTCCTGGTCTATGACGCCAAGACCGGCGACGACATCACCCGCTCCGTGCTCGCCCAGATCATCTTCGAGCAGGAGAACAAGGCCGGCCAGAACCTGCTCCCAACGACCTTCCTGCGCCAGCTCATCCGCTTCTACGGCGACAGCATGCAGATGGTGGTGCCGAAATATCTGGAGCAGTCGATCGCGACCTTGACCCAGGAGCAAGAGAAGTTCCGCAAGCAGATCGCCAATAGCCTGTCCGGCACTCCTTTTGCTCCTTTGGAGGAACAGGTCCGCCGCAACATGGAGCTGTTCCAGCAGACTTTTTCGATGTTCAAGCCCTTCGTCCCGCCGCGGTCGGCGACAAGCGCTGAGACCGAGCCGGACGCGACCGCAGAGACCCCGAAGGACAGCAACATCGACGATCTGCGCCAGCAGATGAAGGAAATGCAGGAACGCCTGGAGCGGATGTCAAAGAAGGACGAATAG
- a CDS encoding class I SAM-dependent methyltransferase, translating into MPDRSGHWEHVYATKGETEVSWFQNNPAISLEMIRAATADHDAAIIDIGGGASRLVDALLHDGYRDVAVLDLSANALEAAKRRIGQAASTIDWIVADATTWRPARIYDVWHDRAAFHFLTDPRDRAAYVERLRSAVAPGGHVIIATFALDGPEKCSGLPVQRHDSASLAAELGPEFELVETRGETHHTPWNSTQAFQFSRFRRRS; encoded by the coding sequence TTGCCTGACCGAAGCGGCCATTGGGAGCACGTGTACGCCACCAAGGGCGAGACGGAAGTCAGCTGGTTTCAGAACAACCCGGCGATCTCGCTCGAGATGATCCGCGCGGCGACGGCGGATCATGACGCCGCCATCATCGATATCGGCGGCGGCGCTTCGCGGCTGGTCGACGCTCTCTTGCACGACGGATATCGCGATGTTGCCGTGCTGGACCTTTCCGCCAACGCGCTCGAGGCGGCCAAGCGCCGAATTGGCCAAGCCGCCTCGACGATCGACTGGATCGTCGCCGACGCCACGACGTGGCGGCCGGCGAGGATCTACGATGTATGGCATGATCGCGCGGCGTTTCACTTCCTGACCGATCCCCGCGACAGGGCTGCTTATGTCGAGCGTCTGCGATCTGCGGTTGCGCCCGGCGGCCACGTCATCATCGCGACGTTTGCGCTCGACGGTCCGGAGAAATGCAGCGGCTTGCCGGTGCAGCGCCATGACAGCGCCAGCCTTGCAGCGGAGCTGGGGCCGGAGTTCGAGCTGGTCGAGACGCGCGGCGAGACGCATCACACGCCGTGGAATTCGACGCAGGCGTTTCAGTTCAGCCGGTTTCGGAGGCGGAGCTAA
- a CDS encoding branched-chain amino acid aminotransferase produces MAEIKKPIEYSPSWTFFEGKWHDGNVPIMGPRTHAAWLGSVVFDGARAFEGVAPDLDRHVARANQSAINFGLKPVVDTGTWLTLATEGIARFAADAELYVRPMYWAQNGAGGGVLFDPESTNWCLCIYEAPMPKPVGNAITLSPFRRPTAECTPVEAKAACLYPNNSRALAEAASRGFQNALMLDMLGNVAEFGNSNVFMARDGVVYTPVPNGTFLNGITRQRVINLLRGDGVTVVEKTLRYADFLAADEIFSTGNFAKVAPVIRIDERELKPGPFYTKARKLYWDFAHAVRLAA; encoded by the coding sequence ATGGCCGAAATCAAGAAGCCGATCGAATATTCGCCGAGCTGGACCTTCTTCGAGGGCAAATGGCACGACGGCAATGTGCCGATCATGGGTCCGCGAACGCATGCGGCCTGGCTCGGCTCGGTGGTGTTCGACGGTGCACGCGCGTTCGAGGGCGTCGCGCCCGATCTCGACCGTCACGTCGCGCGCGCCAATCAATCCGCGATCAATTTTGGCCTGAAGCCGGTGGTCGATACCGGCACCTGGCTCACGCTCGCAACGGAAGGCATTGCGCGCTTTGCGGCCGATGCCGAGCTCTACGTCCGTCCGATGTATTGGGCGCAGAACGGCGCGGGCGGCGGCGTCCTGTTCGACCCCGAGAGCACCAATTGGTGCCTGTGCATCTACGAGGCGCCGATGCCAAAGCCCGTCGGCAACGCCATCACCCTGTCGCCGTTTCGCAGGCCCACCGCCGAATGCACGCCGGTCGAGGCGAAGGCGGCCTGCCTCTATCCGAACAATTCGCGCGCGCTCGCGGAAGCAGCTTCCCGCGGCTTCCAGAACGCGCTGATGCTCGACATGCTCGGCAATGTCGCGGAATTTGGCAATTCCAACGTGTTCATGGCCAGGGACGGCGTGGTCTATACGCCCGTGCCCAACGGCACGTTCCTCAACGGCATCACGCGCCAACGCGTCATCAATCTGCTTCGCGGCGACGGTGTCACCGTGGTCGAGAAGACGTTGCGCTATGCCGATTTCCTGGCCGCCGACGAGATCTTCTCCACCGGCAATTTCGCCAAGGTCGCCCCGGTGATCCGCATCGACGAGCGCGAGCTGAAGCCGGGCCCGTTCTACACCAAAGCGCGCAAGCTCTATTGGGACTTTGCGCATGCGGTGAGGCTGGCGGCTTAG
- a CDS encoding alpha/beta hydrolase: MPLDPLAKRLLTMMAAAAPQARSRPSVEARRQSLAKLMQFARTDAPDVTTRDGVLPGRASELPYRLYTPANAEERAPGFVFFHGGGLVAGSIATHDRIAAALAHATGCRLVSVDYRLAPEHRFPAAVDDAIAATEWVAREAASLGIDADRLVVGGDSAGATLAAIVCQEAAQTAGLAIAAQCLICPVLDFEETSPSREAFAEGHLIDRVTIEADLSDYLPDGVDTADPRVSPLRATRLTGLPTAIIHTAEYDPMRDEGNAYARKLLTAGVAVEHVCHDGMVHNFHAMGAILPQAQLVLSQIGEQVRRAVGK, from the coding sequence ATGCCGCTCGACCCGCTCGCAAAGCGCTTGTTGACCATGATGGCTGCGGCCGCGCCGCAGGCGAGAAGCCGGCCGAGCGTGGAGGCGCGGCGGCAATCGCTGGCCAAGCTGATGCAGTTCGCGCGCACCGATGCGCCGGATGTGACGACACGCGACGGTGTGCTGCCCGGCCGCGCCAGCGAACTGCCCTATCGCCTTTACACGCCGGCAAATGCCGAGGAGCGCGCGCCCGGCTTCGTGTTCTTTCATGGCGGCGGCCTCGTCGCCGGCAGCATCGCCACGCATGATCGCATCGCAGCGGCGCTGGCGCATGCGACCGGTTGCCGTCTCGTCTCGGTCGACTACCGGCTTGCGCCGGAGCACAGATTTCCTGCCGCCGTCGACGATGCGATCGCCGCCACCGAATGGGTTGCGCGCGAGGCCGCATCGCTCGGCATCGACGCGGACCGTCTGGTGGTCGGCGGCGATTCCGCCGGTGCGACGCTCGCTGCGATCGTGTGCCAGGAAGCGGCGCAAACCGCTGGCCTCGCCATCGCCGCGCAATGCCTGATCTGCCCCGTGCTGGATTTCGAGGAAACCTCGCCCTCACGCGAGGCCTTTGCCGAGGGCCATCTGATCGATCGCGTCACCATCGAGGCCGATCTTTCCGACTATCTGCCTGACGGCGTCGACACCGCCGACCCCCGCGTTTCTCCCTTGCGCGCAACACGCCTCACCGGCCTGCCGACCGCGATCATCCACACGGCCGAGTACGACCCGATGCGCGATGAAGGCAATGCCTATGCCCGCAAGCTGCTCACTGCTGGCGTCGCCGTCGAGCATGTCTGCCACGACGGCATGGTTCACAATTTCCACGCCATGGGCGCGATCCTTCCGCAGGCGCAGCTCGTGCTGTCGCAGATCGGCGAGCAGGTGCGGCGAGCGGTGGGGAAGTAG
- a CDS encoding sensor domain-containing diguanylate cyclase, producing the protein MSRLVPERTFLAGKIFFNFGQSSIDCVVRRLTEDAATLEMESGLGVPERFQLRFAGRDILTCRVIWRSGRQVGIAFEQPGSVERAVGEERERSSDALMRSQMLALRAALDHVPTGIVLLDSSLRARLINRSFRKMWRLPDEVADSNPSILTLLHHGRDTGAYEVPDPELDALVAERVRVIEAGDPTPIDLRRTNGDVVRVQVTPLPDGGRMLTYTPVTDIVRASDELKLLRDALENVQDGVLLLDSDLHATFMNRRMRRFWEVSEDEAASRPAYSSLVRRLHRASAPNLPTNEIARFPARRVEEVTAGDHVRDLQTPDGRRIRAHCTTMSNGGRMLTYIDITDLTQKAAMLETLATTDSLTGLYNRRHFLESVEAEWSRFQRYYRSVSVLMLDIDHFKSVNDRYGHAVGDAAIRAVAAACLDGKRKSDIVGRLGGEEFAVLLPETSLSRARTVADRIRKRVMSAQIVAGEIEFGVTVSIGIAEATVSMSGIDALMGAADHALYQAKAEGRNRCIAFAPPPPASKAAE; encoded by the coding sequence ATGTCCCGCTTGGTTCCGGAACGGACGTTCCTTGCTGGGAAGATCTTTTTCAATTTCGGCCAGTCTTCGATCGACTGCGTCGTGCGCCGGCTGACCGAAGACGCCGCGACGCTCGAGATGGAAAGCGGCCTTGGCGTACCCGAGCGTTTCCAGCTCAGGTTCGCGGGGCGCGATATCCTGACCTGCCGTGTGATCTGGCGGTCGGGCCGTCAGGTCGGGATCGCCTTCGAGCAGCCAGGCAGCGTCGAGCGAGCGGTCGGCGAGGAGCGGGAACGCTCGTCCGACGCGCTGATGCGCAGCCAGATGCTGGCGCTGCGCGCGGCGCTCGATCATGTGCCGACCGGCATCGTGCTGCTCGACTCCAGTCTCAGGGCGCGCCTGATCAACCGGTCGTTCCGCAAGATGTGGCGCCTGCCTGACGAAGTTGCCGACAGCAACCCATCCATCCTCACGCTGCTCCATCACGGCCGTGACACCGGCGCCTATGAAGTGCCAGATCCCGAACTCGATGCCCTGGTGGCGGAACGCGTCCGCGTGATCGAGGCCGGTGATCCGACGCCGATTGATCTGCGCCGGACCAATGGCGATGTCGTGCGTGTCCAGGTCACGCCCTTGCCCGATGGCGGGCGCATGCTGACCTATACGCCCGTCACGGACATCGTGCGCGCCTCCGACGAGCTGAAGCTGCTGCGGGATGCGCTCGAGAATGTCCAGGATGGAGTCCTCCTTCTCGACTCCGACCTGCACGCCACCTTCATGAACCGGCGTATGCGACGCTTTTGGGAGGTCAGCGAAGACGAGGCCGCGAGCCGGCCGGCCTATTCGTCGCTCGTGCGGCGCCTGCATCGCGCCAGCGCGCCGAATCTTCCGACAAACGAGATCGCGAGATTTCCGGCGCGTCGCGTCGAGGAGGTCACGGCTGGCGACCATGTGCGCGATCTGCAGACGCCGGACGGACGGCGCATCAGAGCCCATTGCACCACGATGTCGAATGGCGGCCGCATGCTGACCTATATCGACATCACCGACCTGACGCAGAAAGCTGCGATGCTGGAGACGCTCGCCACCACCGATTCGCTCACCGGCCTTTACAACCGCCGCCACTTCCTCGAGAGCGTCGAGGCTGAATGGAGCCGGTTTCAGCGCTACTATCGCTCCGTCTCGGTGCTGATGCTCGACATCGACCACTTCAAGTCGGTCAACGATCGCTACGGCCATGCCGTGGGCGACGCCGCGATCAGGGCGGTTGCCGCCGCGTGTCTCGACGGCAAGCGCAAATCGGACATCGTCGGCCGCCTTGGGGGCGAGGAGTTCGCCGTTCTCCTGCCCGAGACCAGCCTGTCGCGGGCGAGGACTGTCGCCGATCGCATCCGCAAGCGCGTGATGAGCGCGCAGATCGTTGCCGGCGAGATTGAGTTCGGCGTCACCGTGAGCATTGGCATCGCGGAGGCCACGGTCAGCATGTCCGGCATCGACGCGCTGATGGGCGCGGCCGATCACGCGCTCTACCAGGCCAAGGCCGAAGGCCGCAACCGCTGCATCGCCTTCGCGCCTCCGCCGCCTGCAAGCAAAGCGGCGGAGTGA
- a CDS encoding carboxymuconolactone decarboxylase family protein, giving the protein MRLPILDPKDLTDEQKPLYDDMRAGIKDHFKGFVNMRDDGALLGPWNPWVREPRFGKPVWELVKAIASNPLLPAPVREVAILVTGSHFRSGYELYAHVLVAEQRGLSDEKLATIVAGQRPVDLTKQEAVAYDVASALVSGGVLPELTWRAAVKEFGEHGAAELSYLVGVYCMVSVTLNTFDVPVPD; this is encoded by the coding sequence ATGCGTCTTCCCATTCTCGATCCCAAGGATCTGACCGACGAACAGAAGCCGCTCTATGACGACATGCGAGCCGGTATCAAGGACCACTTCAAGGGCTTTGTGAACATGCGCGACGACGGCGCGCTGCTCGGGCCCTGGAATCCCTGGGTCCGCGAGCCGCGCTTCGGCAAGCCGGTGTGGGAGCTGGTCAAGGCGATCGCGTCGAACCCGCTGCTGCCCGCGCCGGTGCGCGAAGTCGCCATCCTCGTCACCGGCTCGCATTTCCGTTCCGGCTACGAGCTCTATGCCCATGTGCTGGTCGCCGAGCAGCGCGGCCTGTCCGACGAGAAGCTCGCCACCATCGTCGCGGGGCAACGACCGGTGGATCTGACCAAGCAGGAGGCCGTCGCCTATGACGTGGCGTCCGCATTGGTCAGCGGCGGCGTGTTGCCGGAGTTGACTTGGCGCGCCGCGGTGAAGGAGTTCGGCGAGCATGGCGCTGCCGAGCTGTCGTATCTGGTCGGCGTCTACTGCATGGTCTCGGTCACGCTGAATACGTTCGACGTGCCGGTGCCGGACTGA
- a CDS encoding Lrp/AsnC family transcriptional regulator — MAARLDRTDLKILRLLQNNGRLSNAELAVSVAISPATCHRRTQRLFEDGFIAAVRAMVAPKKVAKGTLVMVGVVLDRSTPESFAIFEQAIAKLKFVLDCHLVAGDFDYFLKIRVGDMEDFNRIHGEQLIALPGVRQTRTFFVMKEVVDNAPLEF, encoded by the coding sequence ATGGCCGCCCGTCTCGATCGCACTGACCTTAAGATCCTGAGATTGCTCCAGAATAACGGCCGGCTCAGCAATGCCGAGCTGGCTGTATCAGTCGCGATCAGCCCCGCCACCTGTCATCGCCGGACCCAGCGCCTGTTCGAGGACGGGTTCATCGCCGCCGTGCGCGCCATGGTCGCCCCCAAGAAGGTGGCCAAGGGTACGCTGGTGATGGTCGGCGTCGTGCTCGACCGCTCGACGCCGGAGAGCTTTGCCATCTTCGAGCAGGCGATCGCCAAGCTGAAATTCGTGCTCGATTGCCATCTCGTCGCCGGCGACTTCGACTATTTCCTCAAGATCCGGGTCGGCGACATGGAAGACTTCAACCGCATCCACGGCGAGCAGCTCATCGCGCTGCCCGGCGTGCGCCAGACCCGCACCTTCTTCGTGATGAAGGAAGTCGTCGACAACGCGCCGCTGGAGTTTTGA